ATTGACATATGCGGATCGCTGCTCGACCCGAGGATCCCCTAATACATCGATTTTGTCCACGATCATGATTGAGAATGCGAAAAGAGGAACAACAATGAATCAAAAAAGGAGAGTAtcaaagagagagaaaacaGCAAAGAGAACAAAAACCGGTCAAGGAACGCTGTCCACCACCGACTTTTGGCGTATTTATAGCAAAACAGCAACTTGGAAGATGACGCCCCCGCCAGCTGTCGATCACGTGAATACGTCAGGCAGACGATACATACGATTAAAAAAGTACTGCACTGTCCAGGCGAATCACGGTGGTTAGCGGAAAATAACAGGGCTATATACTATTATGCATCGGAATTGGTCCAGAATGGGAAGGGGGGAATGTGATGTGACAATTAAGGCAACGTGAGGCGTTGTTGGGAATGAATACTACGGCCTGATATGCCTCGGTTACGGGTATGGCCTGGTCGGTTATGCAGCttgctacggagtacagagtacttgtacagtagGAATACATGATTTTCTCTGCAGTACTACTAGTGAACTTGTACATTTTTTTACTAATTAATAAATCACCGTGTCCTCATTGTCCTCCTCGACGACCTCACCGCCGTCGTCCGGATGGTCGGCTTCGCTAGGATCAGGTTGTGGCTCATGGTTAGTCCTAGTGTGAGGATCCTCTTCAGAGCTTTGATCGCGGTTAGTTTCAGCATCCACCCTGTCTGATGCCTCATGCGTTGTCTCCTGGGGCTCCCTGGTCTCATTCTTGCGTTCTGATTCGACTTCGGCCACTGGGGCCGGGTGGTCCGCTGGTTTGTCCTCCTCCACTTCTTGCCCTGCCTGGGGTTTCGGTTTTGTTTCTGGCGGGTTCTCCTCTTCGGTCTGCTGTGGCGGTGGATAACGGGCTTCGAACTCGGCGACTTCTCGGGCGACCGTTTTCTCTGCGTCCTCGATTTGATCCTGGATGATACCTTCGTCTTCGCGTCGTAGCTCCCACGGCTTGTAGTACTGAGAACGAGATATGTCAGAATCCAGACATGTACCATTGCGGTGTGCTGAGTTCTCATGATACATACCAATACCGGCTCTGTCCTGGTCTTTAAAAAACGAGCCATTGCTAACAAATTCGAATGCCGGGTGCGCATCTGAAAAAGTAAACATCCGTCAGCACTCCATATACAGTACCTCGAAtgtaaaaaaagaaaaaacaaaaaaaaaccCACCGCTTCCTCCTCATAAAGCTTCTGCTCCTTCTTCCGAATCACAAGTCTCTCTTCCCgccgcttcttcttcaactcatcatactccTCATCCTGCAGCTTGAGCTTATCCTGCTGTCTCCGCTCAATATCCGCGCGTCGCCGCTGAGCAGTCGAATTCGAGCTCTGAGAAAGCGTCCCCAGCAGCGCTCCGAATAACCGCTGACCGCGTTTCCGCTCTTCATCCCGTCGTCCTCTGCCCCGTTGTTTTTGCTCCCTCCCTTCGTCTTTCTCCGGGGCAGGCTTCTCTGATACTGTCTCGGTTTTGGTTGTCACTACCCCTGCAGATGATCTGCGCTCCTGCTCATCTGCACCGGATTCGAGGTTCTCTTTCTCGTGGCTATTCGCATCCGCATCGTTGGAGGGGCCGTGGGAGTGGGAGCTTAAGCGGCGACGTTTCGCGTCGGGATCGGTGATCGACGACTTGCGCTTCAGGGTGGGTTCTGCCGGAGGGGAGGAGATGGTGTTTTGGTCGGGGATTGAGACGGCTGATGCGAGTCTATGCCATGCAGGCACTGATTAGCTAGCTGTTCGTAGGGGGGATCGAGATGACGAACCCTTCAGCCATGGTAACAGGAATAACCAGTAGTAAGAATGATAGGCGACAGAGATATTATGGAGAGAAGTTGTagaatagaaaagaaaagaaagtaGTAAGAATGTCGAGATCGGAGTATGTCGAACTGACTTCCGTCGCATCCAAAAAGAGCCGCGCACGGGCCATTCACCGTTCTGCTTCCTTTTTTCAACGTCTTCTCTTCACTTCTCTCTACTTTACAGACACCTCTATTTTTCTCTCTACTCAACAcctctctcctctcccccCATTTCTCTATAACTAGACAGTCCTACTTTGAATACTGAACCAAAATGTCCCGCCACCACCCCGACCTCGTCATGTGCCGCAAGCAACCCGGCATCTCCATCGGCCGTCTCTGCGACAAATGCGATGGCAAATGCCCCGTCTGCGATTCCTACGTGCGCCCGACCACCCTCGTCCGCATCTGCGACGAATGCTCTTTCG
The sequence above is a segment of the Aspergillus chevalieri M1 DNA, chromosome 6, nearly complete sequence genome. Coding sequences within it:
- a CDS encoding uncharacterized protein (COG:S;~EggNog:ENOG410PRS1;~InterPro:IPR006786,IPR039853;~PFAM:PF04696); this encodes MAEGLASAVSIPDQNTISSPPAEPTLKRKSSITDPDAKRRRLSSHSHGPSNDADANSHEKENLESGADEQERRSSAGVVTTKTETVSEKPAPEKDEGREQKQRGRGRRDEERKRGQRLFGALLGTLSQSSNSTAQRRRADIERRQQDKLKLQDEEYDELKKKRREERLVIRKKEQKLYEEEAMRTRHSNLLAMARFLKTRTEPVLYYKPWELRREDEGIIQDQIEDAEKTVAREVAEFEARYPPPQQTEEENPPETKPKPQAGQEVEEDKPADHPAPVAEVESERKNETREPQETTHEASDRVDAETNRDQSSEEDPHTRTNHEPQPDPSEADHPDDGGEVVEEDNEDTVIY